Proteins from a genomic interval of Rosa chinensis cultivar Old Blush chromosome 2, RchiOBHm-V2, whole genome shotgun sequence:
- the LOC112188987 gene encoding putative RING-H2 finger protein ATL12 produces the protein MIRHLSRIGIPQEEQPTILDKLFGVLRTAFPEGRILVLIAQVTLRLLGSFDDLDTISAVICRSPNFTFGLEYWVPDEVRCETHTVSGVDYHGTTTPIDRLLLESFEALPRIVRFIPATRSSIESLQKVRLDSLEAATIKQNPSCNICRDDFAEGSADQLVTPLPCAHCYHADCFIMWLEVNHLCPLCRYAMPNVEEGQSSSS, from the coding sequence ATGATTCGCCACCTTTCGAGGATTGGTATTCCACAAGAGGAGCAACCAACTATCCTCGACAAACTATTTGGAGTGCTTCGAACGGCCTTCCCTGAGGGCCGCATTCTTGTCTTGATAGCTCAAGTGACTCTGCGTTTGTTGGGTAGTTTTGATGATCTTGATACCATTTCTGCAGTTATATGCCGTtctcccaattttacctttggCTTAGAATATTGGGTTCCTGATGAAGTGCGCTGTGAGACACATACAGTAAGTGGTGTTGACTATCATGGAACAACTACCCCCATTGATAGGCTTTTATTGGAATCCTTTGAAGCTCTTCCTAGGATCGTCAGGTTTATCCCTGCAACTAGATCATCAATTGAGAGTTTGCAGAAAGTGAGACTTGATAGTTTAGAAGCAGCTACTATCAAACAGAACCCGTCATGTAATATATGTAGGGATGACTTTGCAGAAGGCAGTGCTGATCAACTGGTTACTCCTTTGCCTTGCGCTCACTGTTATCACGCAGATTGCTTCATCATGTGGCTGGAGGTGAATCATTTGTGCCCGTTGTGTCGATATGCAATGCCAAATGTGGAAGAGGGCCAGTCTTCAAGTTCGTAA